The proteins below come from a single Zhouia spongiae genomic window:
- a CDS encoding ABC transporter ATP-binding protein, with protein sequence MQKIVMLAVKNISFAYEKKKVLKGIRLTAEKGENIAIVGESGCGKSTLLKLIYGLLAPEKGEIYWNDKKLLGPDYNLVPGEPFMKYVAQDFDLMPFITVEENIGKFLSNFYPGKKKKRTRELLQLVEMTPFAKTKAKFLSGGQMQRVALAQAIARKPELILLDEPFSNIDNFRKNNLRRKLFGYFKEHRITCIVATHDNDDSLSYADKTIILKSGKIVAQGSPEALYKNPGDYYTASIFGDVNELPLSLFEANNNGARILLYPHEIKATDGSGIRAKVANSFFKGPEYLVKAVCEGIDIYFQHHSELDKGEEINLAVNAGLIKNRI encoded by the coding sequence TTGCAAAAAATTGTTATGCTGGCGGTAAAGAACATTTCTTTTGCTTACGAAAAGAAAAAAGTCCTGAAAGGGATCAGGCTCACGGCTGAGAAGGGCGAGAATATAGCCATTGTCGGAGAGAGCGGCTGTGGAAAAAGCACCTTACTCAAACTGATCTATGGGCTGTTAGCGCCTGAAAAGGGGGAAATATACTGGAATGACAAAAAATTATTGGGCCCTGATTATAACCTGGTACCGGGAGAACCCTTTATGAAGTATGTAGCACAGGACTTCGACCTGATGCCTTTTATAACCGTGGAAGAGAATATTGGAAAATTCTTGTCGAATTTCTATCCCGGAAAGAAAAAGAAACGTACCAGAGAGTTATTGCAGCTGGTAGAGATGACCCCGTTTGCCAAAACCAAAGCCAAATTTTTAAGCGGCGGACAAATGCAGCGGGTGGCTCTGGCCCAGGCCATAGCCAGGAAACCAGAACTTATATTGCTGGATGAACCTTTTAGCAACATCGATAATTTCAGGAAGAACAACCTGCGAAGAAAGCTGTTCGGTTATTTTAAAGAACATCGGATAACCTGTATCGTGGCTACCCACGACAATGACGATTCGTTAAGTTATGCCGATAAAACGATTATATTAAAATCGGGCAAGATCGTAGCCCAGGGATCGCCCGAAGCCCTTTATAAAAACCCGGGGGATTATTATACCGCTTCTATATTTGGCGACGTGAATGAACTTCCTCTTTCTTTGTTTGAAGCAAACAACAACGGAGCCCGTATCTTGTTATACCCGCATGAAATAAAGGCCACTGATGGCTCCGGAATCCGGGCAAAAGTGGCAAACAGCTTCTTTAAGGGGCCGGAATACCTTGTAAAAGCCGTCTGTGAAGGCATTGACATCTATTTTCAACACCACTCTGAACTAGATAAAGGAGAAGAAATAAACCTGGCTGTAAATGCCGGACTTATTAAAAACCGCATATAA
- a CDS encoding M20/M25/M40 family metallo-hydrolase: MMKHILFTATLLLLSNAMTAQNDITQPELKGHIEFLSSDKNAGRYPGTKANKRVVKYIIKEFKKSGITPYGNSYKQGFTARLRVKKDVAPRPDVNTWNVIGYIEGNDPVLKDEFIVLGAHYDHLGMGGPSSKSDHEGIHNGADDNASGTSALLEIGEKIAANRHLLKRSVLLLAFGAEEQGLLGSKYFTENPVVPLSQIKLMINMDMVGRLNNENHVYMGGAGTFPGGVELMKSLGEPLGLTVFAHAGSVGGSDHVSFYKKDISVMGIHTGGHPQYHTTEDTIDLINFPGQEKVCNYIYSALMKVATTDYKMEFIRQD; encoded by the coding sequence ATGATGAAGCATATACTTTTTACAGCAACACTTTTGTTGTTATCAAATGCAATGACAGCTCAGAACGATATTACCCAACCGGAGCTGAAAGGGCATATTGAATTTTTAAGCTCTGATAAAAATGCAGGGAGATACCCGGGAACAAAAGCTAATAAGAGGGTAGTGAAGTATATCATAAAGGAATTCAAAAAATCCGGGATAACGCCTTATGGTAATTCGTATAAACAGGGGTTTACCGCCAGGTTAAGGGTTAAAAAGGACGTGGCGCCCAGGCCCGATGTAAATACATGGAATGTTATCGGGTATATAGAAGGAAATGACCCGGTACTAAAAGATGAGTTTATCGTATTAGGCGCGCATTACGATCACTTGGGAATGGGTGGCCCTTCATCTAAATCAGACCATGAAGGAATACACAATGGTGCAGACGATAATGCCAGCGGAACTTCGGCATTGTTAGAGATAGGCGAAAAGATTGCTGCCAACCGGCATTTATTAAAGCGAAGTGTATTATTGCTTGCCTTCGGAGCTGAAGAGCAGGGACTATTGGGAAGTAAATATTTTACAGAAAACCCCGTAGTGCCATTATCGCAGATCAAACTGATGATCAATATGGATATGGTCGGTCGGCTAAATAATGAAAACCATGTGTATATGGGAGGTGCCGGAACATTCCCGGGAGGTGTAGAGCTGATGAAAAGCCTGGGAGAACCTTTAGGGCTTACCGTTTTTGCACATGCAGGGTCTGTAGGCGGTTCAGACCATGTTTCGTTCTATAAGAAAGACATTTCAGTAATGGGAATCCATACCGGAGGACATCCGCAATATCATACGACAGAAGATACCATAGACCTGATTAATTTTCCCGGACAGGAAAAAGTATGTAACTATATCTATAGCGCCCTGATGAAAGTGGCCACAACAGATTATAAAATGGAGTTTATCCGTCAGGATTAA
- a CDS encoding Crp/Fnr family transcriptional regulator: MKKLLVNSISKHVKLSSEEQTLFESFWIEKTLEKGDYLLRNGEICRTDNFVVQGTLKAFYIDSETGKEEILYFAIDNWWATDIDSFQKQNPSIYNIQAIEKTVLLQIGHLSFQKMLKQIPKLERFFRIILESYLGSLQRRIILANVFDAEQRYFNFLNEYPKVADKVPQYLIASYLGISAEFLSRIRKKHKPH, from the coding sequence ATGAAAAAGCTGTTAGTAAATTCTATTTCCAAGCATGTAAAGCTGAGCTCCGAAGAACAAACCCTATTTGAAAGTTTCTGGATTGAAAAAACATTAGAAAAAGGAGATTATCTTTTAAGAAATGGTGAAATCTGCAGAACAGATAATTTTGTTGTTCAAGGTACATTAAAAGCTTTTTATATAGATTCCGAAACTGGTAAAGAAGAGATTCTGTATTTTGCTATAGATAACTGGTGGGCAACAGATATTGACAGCTTTCAAAAACAAAATCCATCTATCTATAATATTCAGGCTATTGAAAAGACCGTATTATTACAAATCGGACATCTCTCGTTTCAGAAAATGTTGAAACAAATTCCAAAACTTGAACGTTTTTTCAGAATTATTCTGGAATCATACCTTGGAAGTCTGCAGAGAAGGATAATTCTTGCCAACGTATTTGATGCAGAACAACGTTATTTTAACTTTTTAAACGAATACCCGAAGGTAGCAGACAAAGTTCCCCAGTATCTGATCGCCTCCTACCTTGGTATTTCTGCTGAGTTTTTGAGTAGAATTCGTAAAAAACATAAACCACATTGA
- a CDS encoding serine hydrolase domain-containing protein, with amino-acid sequence MIQKLIATLLLFTFTISNTFSQSPEKQFDRLLHQEYPDAATAASAPIAVDGEIIYQKSFGKASLKLNADATINSVFEIGSVTKQFTAVAIMMLAEQGKLNLDDNITTYFKDYPTHGHTITIDQILSHTSGLASFTSSDEWYNNRYNEMTQEELMTLFKKMPMLFAPGEKYHYSNTGYYLLGMLIEKVSNKSYSEFIEENIFDKAGMKNSSFMSRHKIIPNRATGHDKIKDEFVKADEMLYTHAYSAGAILSTTYDLYLWNRAIRNNTLISKESKKKAFTNYKLSNGKYANYGYGWAVDGVNGVPSIEHNGGSFGFLSNTIYLPEEDIFVVVLSNCVCSATDFVSTKMAAIALNKPYPDTPSKAAKINSDFAAKFAGTYSFDDGSTRTISFENNALYSQLGNRSKLKLFQVDKNTYQFENMFARILFKKAKNNTATILFKNRIYETIGEKVKIDSLRKQLTYTSQKKP; translated from the coding sequence ATGATACAAAAACTCATCGCAACCTTATTACTATTTACATTTACGATATCGAATACATTTTCTCAATCACCAGAAAAACAATTCGATCGACTATTACATCAGGAATATCCGGATGCAGCAACTGCTGCTTCAGCCCCGATTGCCGTCGACGGAGAAATTATTTATCAAAAATCATTCGGTAAAGCCAGTTTGAAGTTAAATGCTGACGCCACAATTAACAGTGTGTTTGAAATCGGGTCGGTTACCAAACAGTTTACTGCCGTTGCCATAATGATGCTTGCCGAACAAGGGAAATTAAATCTTGATGACAATATAACTACCTACTTTAAGGATTACCCAACCCACGGACATACCATAACTATAGATCAAATATTGTCGCATACATCGGGGCTTGCAAGTTTTACCTCCTCTGACGAATGGTATAATAACAGGTATAATGAAATGACCCAGGAGGAGCTTATGACCTTGTTTAAAAAGATGCCAATGCTTTTTGCTCCCGGTGAAAAATACCATTACAGCAATACAGGCTATTATCTTTTAGGGATGCTTATAGAAAAAGTATCAAATAAATCATATAGCGAATTCATTGAAGAAAACATCTTCGACAAGGCAGGCATGAAAAACTCTTCTTTTATGTCCAGACATAAAATTATACCAAACAGGGCCACCGGACATGATAAGATAAAAGATGAATTCGTTAAAGCGGATGAAATGCTATATACACATGCGTACAGCGCCGGAGCCATTTTATCTACAACCTATGACCTGTACCTGTGGAACAGGGCCATACGAAACAATACCCTTATAAGTAAAGAAAGTAAGAAAAAAGCCTTTACGAATTATAAACTGTCAAACGGAAAGTACGCGAACTATGGCTATGGCTGGGCTGTAGACGGGGTAAACGGGGTTCCTTCCATAGAACACAATGGCGGATCTTTTGGTTTTTTAAGCAATACTATTTACCTGCCCGAAGAAGATATTTTTGTTGTGGTGCTCTCTAATTGTGTTTGTAGCGCTACTGATTTTGTGTCGACTAAAATGGCTGCTATCGCACTCAATAAACCTTACCCGGACACCCCTTCAAAAGCAGCTAAAATCAACTCGGATTTTGCAGCAAAATTTGCCGGGACCTACAGCTTTGATGATGGTTCTACAAGAACCATATCGTTTGAGAACAACGCTCTTTACAGTCAACTGGGCAACAGAAGCAAGTTAAAGTTATTCCAGGTTGATAAAAACACCTATCAGTTCGAAAACATGTTTGCCCGGATACTCTTTAAAAAGGCTAAAAACAACACCGCTACGATTCTATTTAAAAACAGAATCTATGAAACAATCGGGGAAAAGGTTAAAATAGATAGTCTCCGTAAACAGCTAACTTATACAAGTCAAAAAAAGCCCTGA
- a CDS encoding FMN-dependent NADH-azoreductase — translation MNKVLIINASVRGEKSHSRKLTNLFVENWKKKNPEDHISFREVGLEHIPPINEAWIASAFISPKNRNKENQTGVTLSDNLVKEFKEHNIYVIGTPMYNWSIPSGLKSYIDQLMRINETWKFRSGKPDGDYIGLLQNKKLFILSSRGDTGYGENEKNEHMNFQTTYLKFVFGIMGIEDITTISLDNEEFGGDIFESSKLKIYQEIKQI, via the coding sequence ATGAATAAAGTACTTATTATTAATGCAAGTGTCAGAGGCGAAAAATCTCATAGTCGTAAACTAACAAATCTATTTGTTGAAAACTGGAAAAAGAAAAATCCTGAAGATCATATTTCCTTCAGAGAGGTCGGACTGGAACATATACCTCCTATTAATGAGGCATGGATAGCCAGTGCCTTTATCAGTCCGAAAAACAGGAATAAAGAGAACCAGACAGGCGTTACCTTAAGTGACAATTTGGTTAAAGAATTTAAAGAACATAATATTTATGTTATCGGAACTCCCATGTACAATTGGTCTATTCCGAGCGGACTAAAATCTTATATTGATCAACTTATGAGAATTAATGAAACATGGAAATTTCGTTCTGGCAAACCTGACGGTGATTATATAGGGCTCCTTCAAAATAAAAAGTTATTTATCTTATCGAGCCGGGGAGATACGGGATATGGGGAAAATGAAAAGAATGAGCATATGAATTTCCAGACAACATACTTAAAATTTGTATTCGGGATCATGGGTATTGAAGATATTACTACCATATCATTAGATAATGAAGAATTTGGTGGGGACATTTTTGAAAGCTCCAAACTAAAAATCTATCAAGAGATTAAACAGATATAA
- a CDS encoding DUF1697 domain-containing protein, whose amino-acid sequence MNTYILLLRGINVGGHRKIKMAALKTLLATLHLEDIKTYIQSGNVVFRSAEKADVLQVAIERSIATHFGFEVKTHIIDLVKLKEIYTQNPFVSRSEDINKLYCTFLFDNPEPDKMETLKAVEAKDDEFIDRDNILYFCYHNGYGKAKIANPFIEQKLKVYATTRNWKTMTKLLEMASG is encoded by the coding sequence ATGAACACATATATTTTATTACTACGCGGTATCAATGTCGGGGGACATCGGAAAATTAAAATGGCTGCGCTTAAAACACTGCTTGCCACACTACACCTGGAGGATATAAAAACCTATATACAAAGCGGCAATGTGGTTTTCAGGTCGGCTGAAAAAGCCGATGTACTCCAGGTTGCCATTGAAAGAAGTATTGCCACTCATTTTGGCTTCGAGGTGAAGACTCACATTATAGACCTAGTTAAGCTGAAGGAAATATACACCCAAAACCCTTTTGTTTCAAGATCCGAAGATATTAATAAACTGTACTGTACTTTCCTTTTTGATAATCCTGAACCTGATAAAATGGAGACCTTAAAAGCCGTTGAAGCTAAAGACGATGAATTTATCGACCGGGACAACATCTTGTATTTCTGTTACCACAACGGCTACGGAAAAGCCAAAATAGCGAATCCGTTCATCGAGCAAAAATTAAAAGTATATGCCACGACCCGCAATTGGAAAACGATGACGAAACTGCTTGAAATGGCTTCCGGATAA
- a CDS encoding dihydrofolate reductase family protein — protein MRKIIAYEFLTIDGYMAGREGQEMDFVTRNFLNEMESDIAKEYKDVDTFLFGRVTYESLSNYWPNVTIKEEPLADLMNNMSKIVFSKTTTDLKWKNSRQSTKKLLEEVEGKNVMIIGSASIVQELTERRLIDEYKILFFPLISGGGKSLFRQLNEGIPLKSIDSKIYNNGVLLLTYSKH, from the coding sequence GAGAAAAATAATAGCTTATGAATTCCTTACCATAGATGGCTATATGGCAGGACGGGAAGGACAGGAAATGGATTTTGTTACCAGAAATTTCTTGAACGAAATGGAGTCTGATATTGCTAAGGAATATAAAGATGTAGACACTTTTTTATTTGGCCGGGTTACCTATGAGAGCCTTTCTAATTATTGGCCAAATGTTACCATAAAAGAGGAGCCTTTAGCAGATTTAATGAATAATATGAGTAAAATTGTCTTCTCTAAAACAACTACCGATTTGAAATGGAAAAACTCAAGGCAATCAACAAAAAAACTCCTTGAAGAGGTAGAAGGAAAAAATGTTATGATTATAGGAAGTGCAAGTATTGTGCAGGAATTAACCGAAAGGAGATTAATTGACGAGTATAAAATTTTGTTTTTCCCTTTAATTTCAGGTGGAGGTAAATCGCTGTTCAGACAACTAAATGAGGGGATCCCCTTAAAGTCAATCGATTCAAAAATTTACAATAATGGAGTTTTACTATTAACATATTCAAAGCATTAA
- a CDS encoding DUF5004 domain-containing protein, whose amino-acid sequence MMKLKTVSLLSLLMLGGVMLSCNSNDDVSCPEDFTGELTASEGTLVGDWSLSAIVAEEEVDLTDDEEDNPSTDIYAQQSDCQNDASYTFGTDRSFTFQQGNNAEECSNKGKVEGSWKLEGEQLSQVYYCSLQTANIDVDAENNSISFTNTVKITDVSGKVVETTITYTYTKQLEN is encoded by the coding sequence ATGATGAAATTAAAAACAGTATCCTTACTTTCACTACTTATGCTTGGCGGAGTTATGTTAAGCTGTAATTCGAACGACGATGTTAGTTGTCCGGAAGATTTTACAGGTGAATTAACAGCTTCAGAAGGAACCTTGGTGGGTGACTGGAGCCTTTCGGCAATTGTTGCTGAAGAAGAAGTTGACCTGACCGACGATGAGGAGGACAACCCGTCTACAGACATTTATGCGCAGCAATCAGACTGCCAGAACGATGCATCGTATACCTTTGGGACAGACAGAAGTTTTACATTTCAACAAGGGAACAACGCTGAAGAATGTTCTAACAAAGGAAAAGTTGAAGGTAGCTGGAAGTTAGAAGGCGAGCAATTAAGCCAGGTTTATTATTGTTCTTTACAAACGGCCAATATTGATGTTGATGCTGAAAACAACAGTATATCGTTTACGAATACAGTAAAGATTACTGATGTAAGCGGAAAGGTTGTGGAAACGACAATAACCTACACCTATACAAAACAACTTGAAAATTAG